In one window of Brassica rapa cultivar Chiifu-401-42 chromosome A07, CAAS_Brap_v3.01, whole genome shotgun sequence DNA:
- the LOC103831996 gene encoding cytokinin dehydrogenase 5 has translation MTPEMTSSFLLMTFAICTLIIAVGPSELLRIGAIDVDGHFTFKPSDLASVSSDFGMLKSPEEPLAVLHPSSAEDVARLIRTAYGSATAFPVSARGHGHSINGQASTGRNGVVVEMSHRNIGTPEPLVEPEEMYVDVWGGELWVDVLKKTLEHGLAPKSWTDYLYLSVGGTLSNAGISGQAFHHGPQISNVLELDVVTGRGEVMRCSEEENTRLFHGVLGGLGQFGIITRARISLEPAPQRVRWIRVLYSSFEVFTEDQEYLISMHGQSKFDYVEGFVIVDEGLVNNWRSSFFSPRNPVKISSVSSNGSVLYCLEITKNYHESESDTVDQEVEILMKKLNFIPTSVFTTDLQYVDFLDRVHKAELKLRSKNLWEVPHPWLNLFVPKSRISDFDKGVFKGILGNKTSGPILIYPMNKDKWDERSSAVTPDEEVFYLVALLRSALSDGEETQKLEYLKDQNRRILEFCEQAKINVKQYLPHHATQEEWVAHYGDKWDQFRSMKAEFDPRHILATGQKIFQNPSLALFRPSSSSSSASW, from the exons ATGACTCCTGAAATGACGTCAAGCTTTCTTCTCATGACATTCGCGATTTGTACACTGATCATAGCCGTTGGTCCCAGCGAGCTCCTCCGCATCGGAGCCATAGACGTCGACGGCCACTTCACCTTCAAGCCTTCCGACTTAGCCTCCGTCTCGTCGGACTTCGGTATGCTAAAGTCGCCGGAGGAGCCATTAGCCGTACTTCATCCATCCTCAGCTGAAGACGTGGCACGTCTCATCAGAACAGCTTACGGCTCAGCCACGGCCTTTCCGGTCTCAGCCCGTGGCCACGGCCATTCCATAAACGGACAGGCTTCGACAGGGAGGAACGGTGTGGTGGTGGAGATGAGCCACCGCAACATAGGGACGCCGGAGCCACTAGTTGAACCCGAGGAAATGTATGTGGACGTTTGGGGTGGAGAGTTATGGGTTGATGTGTTGAAAAAAACGTTGGAGCATGGCTTAGCACCAAAGTCATGGACTGATTACTTGTATCTTTCCGTTGGTGGTACACTCTCTAATGCAGGAATTAGTGGTCAAGCTTTTCACCATGGTCCTCAAATTAGTAACGTCCTTGAGCTAGACGTTGTAACTG GGAGAGGAGAGGTGATGAGATGTTCAGAAGAAGAGAACACAAGGTTATTCCATGGAGTTCTTGGTGGGTTAGGTCAATTTGGGATCATTACACGAGCACGAATCTCTCTCGAACCTGCTCCCCAAAGg GTAAGATGGATAAGAGTGTTGTATTCGAGCTTCGAAGTGTTTACAGAGGACCAAGAATACTTAATATCTATGCATGGTCAATCAAAGTTTGATTACGTGGAAGGGTTTGTGATCGTGGACGAAGGTCTCGTCAACAACTGGAGATCATCTTTCTTCTCTCCTCGTAACCCCGTTAAAATTTCTTCCGTTAGCTCTAACGGCTCCGTTCTGTATTGCCTTGAGATCACCAAGAACTACCACGAGTCCGAGTCCGACACCGTCGATCAG GAAGTAGAGATTTTGATgaagaaattaaattttataccgACATCGGTATTCACGACGGATTTGCAATATGTGGATTTCTTGGACCGGGTTCACAAGGCGGAGCTGAAGCTCCGGTCGAAGAATTTATGGGAGGTTCCACACCCATGGCTCAACCTATTCGTACCAAAATCGAGAATCTCTGATTTTGACAAAGGCGTTTTCAAGGGCATTTTAGGGAATAAAACTAGTGGCCCTATCCTTATCTACCCAATGAACAAAGACAA ATGGGACGAAAGAAGCTCGGCCGTTACACCGGACGAGGAAGTTTTCTACCTCGTGGCTTTACTGAGATCAGCTTTATCGGACGGTGAAGAAACGCAGAAGCTAGAGTATTTGAAAGATCAGAACCGTCGGATCTTGGAGTTCTGTGAACAAGCCAAGATCAATGTGAAGCAGTACCTTCCTCACCATGCAACGCAAGAGGAGTGGGTGGCTCATTATGGAGACAAATGGGATCAGTTTAGAAGCATGAAGGCTGAGTTCGATCCACGGCATATACTCGCTACCGGTCAGAAAATCTTTCAGAACCCATCTCTGGCTTTGTTTCGTCCATCGTCGTCTTCGTCGTCAGCTTCATGGTGA
- the LOC103831997 gene encoding probable ubiquitin-conjugating enzyme E2 16 codes for MASSGAPFHKALSKIACKRLQKELVEWQMNPPTGFKHKVTDNLQRWIIEVIGAPGTLYANETYQLQVDFPEHYPMESPQVIFLPPAPLHPHIYSNGHICLDILYDSWSPAMTVSSICISILSMLSSSTEKQRPTDNDRYVQNCKNGRSPKETRWWFHDDKV; via the exons ATGGCAAGTTCTGGTGCTCCTTTTCACAAG GCTCTGAGCAAAATCGCGTGTAAAAGGCTTCAGAAAGAGCTTGTGGAATGGCAGATGAATCCACCTACGGGGTTCAAACACAAGGTCACTGATAATCTCCAGAG ATGGATAATTGAAGTTATTGGAGCACCAGGAACTTTGTACGCGAACGAGACCTATCAGCTTCAAGTTGATTTTCCCGAGCACTATCCTATGGAATCGCCGCAA GTGATCTTTCTCCCTCCGGCTCCTTTGCATCCTCACATTTACAGCAATGGGCATATTTGCTTAG ATATTCTGTATGATTCGTGGTCTCCAGCGATGACTGTTAGTTCTATCTGCATCAGCATCCTCTCCATGCTCTCTAGCTCGACTGAAAAG CAACGACCGACCGATAATGACCGATATGTGCAGAATTGTAAGAACGGAAGATCTCCAAAGGAGACGAGATGGTGGTTCCACGATGATAAAGTATAA
- the LOC103831995 gene encoding BEL1-like homeodomain protein 11, producing MEEFRVRHEFSSTTSVSLVTRYVKAARCLLEEVIDMGGREVDLCNDVLIQQLFPGRRRPGFGLSSEIKSELCNSGFMSLPENHELHIKITKLLSLLQQVDERFDIYCNQLEQVISSFEEVAGEGSSKLYTGLALQAMTRHFGSLQEAILSQLNSLRRRFIISQDFVPKIVTSGLSQLSLFDGNTPSSLQRLGWVQGPQRHAWKPIRGLPETSVAILRAWLFHHFLHPYPSDAEKLMLASQTGLSKNQVSNWFINARVRLWKPMIEEMYREEFGDSSDESMQREGNDDSN from the exons ATGGAGGAGTTTAGGGTAAGACACGAGTTTTCATCTACGACTAGTGTTTCGTTGGTAACAAGATACGTCAAGGCAGCGCGGTGCCTTTTAGAAGAAGTTATCGACATGGGTGGTAGAGAGGTTGATCTTTGCAACGACGTTCTTATCCAACAACTGTTTCCAGGAAGAAGAAGACCCGGTTTTGGCTTGTCCTCTGAGATCAAATCTGAACTTTGTAACTCAGGTTTCATGTCTTTGCCTGAGAATCATGAGCTTCATATCAAAATCACCAAGCTTCTCAGTTTGTTGCAACAG GTAGATGAGAGGTTTGACATATACTGCAATCAATTGGAGCAAGTGATATCATCATTTGAGGAAGTAGCAGGAGAAGGATCATCAAAACTATACACCGGTTTAGCACTTCAAGCCATGACTCGACATTTCGGTTCTCTCCAAGAAGCTATCCTCTCTCAGCTCAACTCTCTTCGTAGGAGATTCATCATCTCTCAAGATTTTGTTCCCAAGATCGTGACCTCTGGTTTGTCACAGCTCAGCTTGTTCGATGGGAACACTCCATCATCGCTTCAGCGTCTCGGTTGGGTTCAAGGACCTCAGAGACATGCTTGGAAACCCATCAGAGGCTTGCCTGAAACTTCTGTTGCGATTCTCAGAGCTTGGCTCTTTCACCATTTCCTGCATCC TTATCCGAGTGATGCAGAGAAGCTGATGTTGGCGTCTCAGACAGGGCTTTCAAAGAACCAA GTATCAAACTGGTTCATAAATGCTCGAGTTAGACTCTGGAAACCAATGATAGAAGAGATGTACAGGGAAGAGTTTGGAGACTCCTCAGATGAATCCATGCAAAGAGAAGGCAATGATGATTCAAACTGA
- the LOC103831993 gene encoding uncharacterized protein LOC103831993, producing the protein MGSVCCVAVKDRRKVPPPPSSSGHHHHHAAAGASLHRNSACSPQWSFRRDVNRRRVADEIEGSPYYSREGLSMDKTSSLGSERGTRSEGGTPPPDGTPFLKSGAPEMGSNSMMVPPSSDSSLASHDPIEVKSFAASPSIVPSALSKPLFSSPSLSTPVCDLSSAHTRLLPPKSTPSRRARRSPGHQLFRQVSDSQILGFKSPNNNYSVSEGRSSFKLSTCSNDFANGSHYASSEGGWSLNTFSELVAYSQRERWSFDSEHLGSGRRKLSGGGSSRFSFSPSVVVDQQNCGACSKLLTERSSVANFELPIAAVLACGHVYHAECLETMTTEIEKYDPACPICTIGEKRVAKITRKALKAEAEAKAKHYKRCKNRVVDSYGESECDEFMFQKTGKREGKALKMEPSSSSKGPSKSFLKWHFASLSSKWSNNRSSKDSALKKGFWSRHRNNRSSSSIEGLNQTSQL; encoded by the exons ATGGGTTCAGTTTGTTGCGTAGCTGTGAAAGACAGGAGGAAGGTCCCTCCTCCTCCCAGTAGCAGCggacaccaccaccaccacgctGCCGCCGGGGCCTCTCTTCATCGGAACTCGGCGTGCTCGCCTCAGTGGAGCTTTCGAAGGGATGTTAATAGGAGGCGTGTGGCTGATGAGATCGAAGGTTCGCCTTATTATAGTAGAGAAGGGCTTAGTATGGATAAAACGTCGTCGTTGGGATCTGAGAGGGGGACTCGGTCCGAGGGTGGAACTCCTCCTCCTGATGGGACTCCCTTTCTCAAGTCAGGAGCTCCGGAGATGGGATCCAACTCTATGATGGTCCCACCTTCTTCAG ATTCATCCTTGGCAAGCCATGACCCCATTGAG GTGAAGAGTTTTGCTGCCTCGCCGAGTATTGTTCCGTCAGCTCTTTCCAAGCCTTTGTTCTCCTCGCCATCTCTCTCTACTCCTGTTTGTGACCTTTCCTCGGCTCATACTCGTTTGCTTCCTCCTAAATCCACACCATCAAGACGAGCTAGGCGTTCACCGGGGCATCAGTTGTTTAGGCAGGTTTCCGATAGTCAAATCTTAGGATTCAAATCCCCGAATAACAACTACTCCGTCTCTGAAGGGAGGTCGTCCTTTAAGCTTTCGACCTGTAGCAATGACTTCGCCAACGGATCCCATTACGCTTCCTCTGAAGGTGGATGGTCCTTGAACACGTTTTCTGAGCTCGTGGCGTATTCTCAGAGGGAGAGATGGTCGTTTGATAGCGAGCACTTGGGTTCTGGTAGAAGGAAACTTAGTGGTGGTGGTAGCAGCAGATTCTCGTTCTCTCCTTCCGTTGTCGTTGATCAGCAGAACTGTGGAGCTTGCTCGAAGCTATTAACCGAGAGGTCTTCTGTGGCGAACTTCGAGCTCCCGATCGCTGCTGTTCTTGCTTGTGGTCATGTGTACCACGCTGAGTGTTTAGAGACCATGACTACAGAGATTGAGAAGTACGATCCCGCTTGTCCCATATGCACCATTGGGGAGAAACGAGTGGCTAAGATAACAAGGAAGGCTCTAAAGGCGGAGGCTGAAGCAAAGGCAAAGCATTACAAAAGATGTAAGAACCGTGTGGTTGATAGCTACGGGGAGAGTGAGTGCGATGAGTTTATGTTCCAGAAGACAGGGAAAAGAGAAGGAAAAGCTCTGAAGATGGAGCCTAGCTCCAGTAGCAAAGGCCCGTCAAAGTCGTTCTTGAAATGGCATTTCGCTTCTCTCAGCTCCAAGTGGAGTAACAACCGCTCTTCCAAAGACTCTGCTTTGAAGAAAGGGTTTTGGTCTAGACATCGTAACAACCGTTCTTCATCAAGCATAGAG GGACTTAACCAGACATCTCAGCTTTAA
- the LOC103831994 gene encoding BEL1-like homeodomain protein 3, with translation MAVYYPTSVGMQPLYQESIYLNEQQQQQQASSSSAASFSGGGGGLDIPNSDGGVRHEMVFIPPTNDVVVTGLNESSSNDLSFQGGGLSLSLGNQIQYHYQNLSNQLNYSNDENGKSLSHHHHQHQAEQLPSTGYSNGVGYYNNYRYETSGFVSSVLRSRYLKPTQQLLDEVVSVRKDMKLGESNKKTKNNNNDKGQDFTNGPNNNNTENEKFPEELSPQERQELQSKKNKLLTMADEVDKRYNQYYHQMEAVASSFEMVAGHGAAKPYTSVALNRISRHFRCLRDAIKEQIQVIRGKLGEKETSEEQGERIPRLRYLDQRLRQQRALHQQLGMVRPSWRPQRGLPENSVSILRAWLFEHFLHPYPKESEKIMLAKQTGLSKNQVANWFINARVRLWKPMIEEMYKEEFGDASELLSNSNRDKNKMQETSQLKHEESSSSQQHHQGNNNNNNNNIAYTSAVEENLVFTDPKPDRVTTTGDYDSLMNYQGFGVDDYNRYIGLGNQQDGRFSNPHQLHDFVV, from the exons aTGGCGGTTTATTACCCAACTAGTGTCGGCATGCAACCTCTGTACCAAGAATCCATCTACCTCAacgaacaacaacaacagcaacaagcttcttcttcctccgccGCATCTTTCTCCGGCGGAGGAGGCGGTCTCGATATCCCTAACTCCGATGGTGGTGTACGACACGAGATGGTATTTATCCCTCCAACAAACGACGTCGTCGTCACAGGACTCAATGAAAGTTCAAGCAACGATCTAAGCTTTCAAGGAGGAGGACTTTCACTGAGCCTCGGTAACCAGATCCAATACCATTACCAGAATCTCTCGAACCAATTGAATTACAGTAACGATGAGAATGGGAAGAGCCTGAGCCATCACCATCATCAACATCAAGCTGAGCAGCTTCCTTCCACTGGTTACAGCAATGGAGTTGGATACTACAACAACTACCGTTACGAGACATCAGGGTTTGTGAGCAGCGTTCTAAGGTCTCGTTACCTTAAACCAACACAACAGTTGCTAGATGAAGTCGTTAGTGTCAGGAAAGATATGAAACTGGGTGAGAGTAACAAGAAGACcaagaacaacaacaatgaCAAGGGTCAAGACTTTACTAATGGGCCTAATAATAACAACACAGAGAACGAGAAATTCCCAGAGGAGTTATCGCCTCAAGAACGTCAAGAACTTCAGAGCAAGAAGAACAAGCTCTTAACAATGGCTGATGAG GTAGATAAGAGGTACAACCAATACTACCATCAAATGGAGGCTGTAGCTTCGTCTTTCGAGATGGTAGCTGGTCATGGAGCAGCCAAGCCTTACACATCAGTGGCTCTGAACAGAATCTCTCGCCATTTCCGCTGCTTGCGGGACGCCATAAAGGAGCAGATACAGGTGATAAGAGGGAAGCTTGGGGAGAAAGAAACTTCTGAAGAACAAGGAGAGAGGATACCACGTCTTAGGTATTTAGATCAGAGGTTGAGACAACAGAGAGCTTTGCATCAACAGCTTGGAATGGTTAGACCATCTTGGAGACCACAAAGAGGCTTACCCGAAAACTCTGTCTCTATACTCCGCGCTTGGCTCTTTGAGCATTTCCTTCATCC atatcCTAAGGAGTCAGAGAAAATCATGCTTGCTAAGCAGACAGGACTATCCAAAAACCAG GTTGCGAACTGGTTTATTAACGCGAGAGTTCGGCTATGGAAACCGATGATCGAAGAGATGTATAAAGAAGAGTTTGGAGATGCATCAGAGTTACTCTCTAACTCTAACCGAGACAAGAACAAAATGCAGGAAACATCCCAGCTTAAACACGaagagtcttcttcttctcaacaACATCATCaaggaaacaacaacaacaacaacaacaacattgcATATACATCTGCTGTTGAAGAAAACCTTGTCTTCACAGATCCAAAACCAGACCGTGTTACTACTACTGGAGACTACGACAGCTTGATGAACTATCAAGGGTTTGGTGTCGATGATTACAACCGCTACATTGGCCTTGGAAACCAACAAGATGGCAGATTCTCTAATCCCCATCAGTTACACGACTTTGTTGTCTAA